In a genomic window of Streptomyces sp. SJL17-4:
- a CDS encoding sugar ABC transporter permease, with product MQHGKYRFIVGFLAAPLALYALFVIWPFIQSIYYSLTDWSGLSPEFGFVGFDNYSRMLDDEIFWKSLQHSLTLAVVLPLVTVGLALFFAFMLNVGGRRRRGAAIAGVRGSAFYKIVYFFPQVLSIAIVALLFQFAYNPNSGAINSALKLVGLGSIQPDWLGDPKLALICVMAVLVWSTVGFFVVLFSAGMASIPRDFYEAALLDGANRFTTFFKITLPLLWDTVQSGWIYMGILALGAESFAVVQIMTVGPNGGGPDYSTVVLPLYVYQKAFRDGQAAYATTIGVALLLVTLAFAAVVMKLGRRERLEF from the coding sequence ATGCAGCACGGCAAGTACCGTTTCATCGTGGGGTTCCTGGCGGCACCCCTCGCGCTCTACGCGCTCTTCGTCATCTGGCCGTTCATCCAGTCCATCTACTACTCGCTCACGGACTGGAGCGGACTGAGCCCCGAATTCGGGTTCGTCGGATTCGACAACTACAGCAGAATGCTGGACGACGAGATCTTCTGGAAATCGCTCCAGCACAGTCTGACCCTCGCGGTGGTGCTGCCGCTGGTGACCGTCGGACTCGCGCTGTTCTTCGCGTTCATGCTCAATGTCGGCGGTCGGCGTCGTCGCGGAGCGGCCATCGCCGGCGTGCGCGGATCAGCCTTCTACAAGATCGTGTACTTCTTCCCGCAGGTGCTGTCGATCGCCATCGTCGCGCTGCTCTTCCAGTTCGCCTACAACCCGAATAGCGGAGCCATCAATTCCGCTCTGAAGCTCGTGGGCCTCGGCAGTATTCAGCCGGACTGGCTGGGCGATCCGAAACTCGCCCTCATCTGCGTGATGGCGGTTCTCGTCTGGTCCACGGTCGGCTTCTTCGTCGTCCTCTTCTCGGCCGGCATGGCGTCCATTCCGAGGGACTTCTACGAGGCGGCGCTGCTCGACGGCGCCAACCGCTTCACGACCTTCTTCAAGATCACCCTGCCGCTGCTCTGGGACACCGTGCAGTCCGGCTGGATCTACATGGGCATCCTCGCGCTCGGCGCGGAGTCCTTCGCCGTCGTCCAGATCATGACCGTCGGCCCCAACGGCGGCGGGCCCGACTACTCCACCGTCGTCCTTCCGCTGTACGTGTACCAGAAGGCGTTCCGGGACGGTCAGGCCGCCTACGCAACGACCATCGGTGTCGCGCTCCTTCTCGTCACCCTGGCCTTCGCGGCCGTCGTGATGAAGCTGGGCCGGCGCGAGCGGCTGGAGTTCTGA
- the acnA gene encoding aconitate hydratase AcnA: protein MSANSFDARSTLRVGDESYEIFKLDKVEGSARLPYSLKVLLENLLRTEDGANITADHIRALGNWDSQAQPSQEIQFTPARVIMQDFTGVPCVVDLATMREAVAALGGDPAKINPLSPAEMVIDHSVIADKFGTNEAFAQNVELEYGRNKERYQFLRWGQTAFDDFKVVPPGTGIVHQVNIEHLARTVMVRNGQAYPDTLVGTDSHTTMVNGLGVLGWGVGGIEAEAAMLGQPVSMLIPRVVGFKLTGELPAGTTATDLVLTITEMLRKHGVVGKFVEFYGEGVAATSLANRATIGNMSPEFGSTAAVFPIDGETLNYLKLTGRSAQQVALVEAYAKEQGLWLDPAAEPDFSEKLELDLSTVVPSIAGPKRPQDRIVLANAAAQFAQDVRNYVDDVDEAGKESFPASDAPANHPNGAPSKPVTVTAPDGSTYEIDHGAVTVAAITSCTNTSNPYVMVAAALVAKKATEKGLTRKPWVKTTLAPGSKVVTDYFDKAGLTPYLDKVGFNLVGYGCTTCIGNSGPLPEEVSKAVNEHDLAVTSVLSGNRNFEGRINPDVKMNYLASPPLVVAYAIAGSMKVDITKDALGVDQDGKPVYLADIWPTEAEVNDVVANAIGEDMFNKSYQDVFAGDAQWQALSIPTGNTFEWDAESTYVRKPPYFEGMTMETTPVTDIVGARVLAKLGDSVTTDHISPAGAIKADTPAGKYLTEHGVERRDFNSYGSRRGNHEVMIRGTFANIRLRNQIAPGTEGGFTRDFTQADAPVSFIYDASQNYQAAGTPLVILGGKEYGSGSSRDWAAKGTALLGVKAVITESYERIHRSNLIGMGVLPLQFPAGQSADSLGLTGEETFSIAGVTELNEGTTPSTVKVTTDTGVEFDAVVRIDTPGEADYYRNGGIMQYVLRNLIRG, encoded by the coding sequence GTGTCGGCGAACAGCTTCGACGCCCGCAGCACGCTGCGCGTGGGCGACGAGTCGTACGAGATCTTCAAGCTGGACAAGGTCGAGGGCTCCGCGCGCCTCCCTTACAGCCTGAAGGTCCTCCTGGAGAACCTGCTCCGCACCGAGGACGGCGCGAACATCACCGCCGACCACATCCGGGCCCTCGGCAACTGGGACTCGCAGGCCCAGCCGAGCCAGGAGATCCAGTTCACGCCGGCCCGCGTGATCATGCAGGACTTCACCGGCGTTCCCTGTGTCGTCGACCTCGCCACCATGCGTGAGGCCGTCGCGGCGCTCGGCGGCGACCCGGCGAAGATCAACCCGCTCTCCCCGGCCGAGATGGTCATCGACCACTCCGTCATCGCGGACAAGTTCGGCACCAACGAGGCCTTCGCGCAGAACGTCGAGCTGGAGTACGGCCGCAACAAGGAGCGCTACCAGTTCCTGCGCTGGGGCCAGACCGCCTTCGACGACTTCAAGGTCGTCCCCCCGGGCACCGGCATCGTCCACCAGGTCAACATCGAGCACCTGGCCCGTACGGTCATGGTCCGCAACGGCCAGGCGTACCCCGACACCCTCGTCGGCACCGACTCCCACACCACCATGGTCAACGGCCTCGGTGTGCTCGGCTGGGGCGTCGGCGGCATCGAGGCCGAGGCCGCGATGCTCGGCCAGCCGGTCTCCATGCTCATCCCGCGCGTCGTCGGCTTCAAGCTGACCGGCGAGCTCCCGGCCGGCACCACCGCCACCGACCTGGTCCTCACGATCACCGAGATGCTGCGCAAGCACGGCGTCGTCGGCAAGTTCGTCGAGTTCTACGGTGAGGGCGTCGCCGCCACCTCCCTCGCGAACCGCGCCACCATCGGCAACATGTCGCCGGAGTTCGGTTCCACCGCCGCCGTCTTCCCGATCGACGGCGAGACCCTGAACTACCTCAAGCTGACCGGCCGCTCCGCGCAGCAGGTCGCGCTCGTCGAGGCGTACGCCAAGGAGCAGGGCCTCTGGCTCGACCCGGCCGCCGAGCCCGACTTCTCCGAGAAGCTGGAGCTCGACCTCTCCACGGTCGTCCCCTCCATCGCCGGCCCGAAGCGCCCGCAGGACCGCATCGTCCTCGCGAACGCCGCAGCGCAGTTCGCCCAGGACGTCCGCAACTACGTCGACGACGTGGACGAGGCGGGCAAGGAGTCCTTCCCGGCCTCCGACGCCCCGGCGAACCACCCCAACGGCGCCCCGTCGAAGCCGGTCACCGTGACCGCCCCCGACGGCTCGACCTACGAGATCGACCACGGCGCCGTCACCGTCGCCGCGATCACCTCCTGCACCAACACGTCGAACCCGTACGTGATGGTCGCGGCCGCGCTCGTCGCGAAGAAGGCCACCGAGAAGGGCCTGACCCGCAAGCCGTGGGTCAAGACCACCCTCGCCCCGGGCTCGAAGGTCGTCACCGACTACTTCGACAAGGCGGGTCTCACCCCGTACCTCGACAAGGTCGGCTTCAACCTCGTCGGCTACGGCTGCACCACCTGCATCGGCAACTCCGGCCCGCTGCCGGAGGAGGTCTCCAAGGCCGTCAACGAGCACGACCTGGCCGTGACCTCGGTGCTCTCGGGCAACCGTAACTTCGAGGGTCGTATCAACCCCGACGTCAAGATGAACTACCTGGCCTCCCCGCCGCTGGTCGTCGCGTACGCCATCGCGGGCTCCATGAAGGTGGACATCACCAAGGACGCCCTCGGCGTCGACCAGGACGGCAAGCCCGTCTACCTGGCCGACATCTGGCCGACGGAGGCCGAGGTCAACGACGTCGTCGCCAACGCCATCGGCGAGGACATGTTCAACAAGTCCTACCAGGACGTCTTCGCGGGCGACGCCCAGTGGCAGGCGCTGTCGATCCCGACCGGCAACACCTTCGAGTGGGACGCCGAGTCCACCTACGTCCGGAAGCCCCCGTACTTCGAGGGCATGACGATGGAGACCACCCCGGTCACCGACATCGTCGGCGCCCGCGTGCTGGCCAAGCTGGGCGACTCGGTCACCACCGACCACATCTCCCCGGCCGGCGCCATCAAGGCCGACACCCCGGCCGGCAAGTACCTCACCGAGCACGGTGTGGAGCGTCGTGACTTCAACTCCTACGGCTCGCGCCGTGGCAACCACGAGGTCATGATCCGCGGCACCTTCGCCAACATCCGCCTGCGCAACCAGATCGCGCCGGGCACCGAGGGCGGCTTCACCCGCGACTTCACCCAGGCGGACGCGCCGGTGTCGTTCATCTACGACGCCTCGCAGAACTACCAGGCCGCCGGCACCCCGCTGGTCATCCTGGGCGGCAAGGAGTACGGCTCCGGCTCGTCCCGCGACTGGGCCGCCAAGGGCACCGCGCTCCTCGGCGTCAAGGCCGTCATCACCGAGTCGTACGAGCGCATCCACCGCTCGAACCTCATCGGCATGGGCGTCCTGCCGCTCCAGTTCCCGGCCGGCCAGTCGGCCGACTCGCTCGGCCTGACCGGCGAGGAGACCTTCTCCATCGCGGGCGTCACGGAGCTGAACGAGGGCACCACGCCGAGCACGGTCAAGGTCACCACCGACACCGGTGTCGAGTTCGACGCGGTCGTCCGCATCGACACCCCCGGTGAGGCGGACTACTACCGCAACGGCGGCATCATGCAGTACGTGCTCCGCAACCTGATCCGCGGCTGA
- the ngcE gene encoding N-acetylglucosamine/diacetylchitobiose ABC transporter substrate-binding protein gives MGSTSAQTNEGLGRRDLIKRSAAIGLISVPTMGFLSACASSSGDGNGKVEKGTKSDKNPLGVNESAPLDFVLFDGGFGQQYAKDAIKVYETNYPKAKVKFTPTQKITTELQPRFNGGNPPDLIDNSGAEQMDMGVLVGQKQLTDLTALLDAASVDDPNKKVRDTLRPGIIEMGQFDGAPVWVLYYAYTVYGVWYSQKLLDSLDAKYPETWDEMLAVCEKAKKKGIAGWTYAGKHPYYLPFSLYPMIGKVGGREVLDAIDNLEPKAWEHPAVKTCFEAYYELQRKGYILKGTPGLDHIQSQTAWTEGKALFIPNGSWVENEAAKTMPADFDLAVSAPSGIDASDKMPFGTMWASGGEPFIVPAKAANPEGGMEQLRIMLSEASSKNFTQSVKSLSAFNGGTDGIELTPGLKSGVAALEKAGQNVVNPRLQDWYVALQKEKIGVAGIGEMMAGRATPAETIKKIQKFADEAAKDSSIKHYKHQ, from the coding sequence ATGGGATCCACCTCCGCTCAGACCAATGAGGGCCTTGGCCGTCGCGACCTGATCAAGCGTTCCGCCGCGATCGGCCTGATTTCGGTGCCGACCATGGGCTTCCTCTCCGCCTGCGCGAGCAGCAGCGGCGACGGAAACGGCAAGGTCGAGAAGGGTACGAAGTCCGACAAGAACCCGCTCGGGGTGAACGAGTCGGCACCGCTCGATTTCGTCCTCTTCGACGGCGGATTCGGACAGCAGTACGCCAAGGACGCGATCAAGGTCTACGAGACGAATTACCCCAAGGCCAAGGTCAAGTTCACGCCCACCCAGAAGATCACCACCGAGCTCCAGCCGCGCTTCAACGGTGGCAACCCGCCGGACCTCATCGACAACTCCGGCGCCGAGCAGATGGACATGGGCGTCCTCGTCGGCCAGAAGCAGCTGACCGACCTCACCGCCCTCCTCGACGCGGCCTCCGTCGACGACCCGAACAAGAAGGTCCGCGACACCCTGCGGCCCGGCATCATCGAGATGGGCCAGTTCGACGGCGCCCCCGTCTGGGTCCTCTACTACGCGTACACCGTCTACGGCGTCTGGTACTCGCAGAAACTGCTCGACTCGCTCGACGCGAAGTACCCCGAGACCTGGGACGAGATGCTGGCCGTCTGCGAGAAGGCCAAGAAGAAGGGCATCGCGGGCTGGACGTACGCGGGCAAGCACCCGTACTACCTGCCCTTCTCGCTCTACCCGATGATCGGCAAGGTCGGCGGCCGCGAGGTCCTGGACGCCATCGACAACCTGGAGCCGAAGGCCTGGGAGCACCCCGCGGTCAAGACCTGTTTCGAGGCCTACTACGAGCTCCAGCGCAAGGGCTACATCCTCAAGGGCACCCCCGGCCTCGACCACATCCAGTCGCAGACCGCCTGGACCGAGGGCAAGGCGCTGTTCATCCCGAACGGCTCCTGGGTCGAGAACGAGGCGGCCAAGACGATGCCGGCCGACTTCGACCTGGCCGTCTCGGCCCCGAGCGGCATCGACGCCTCCGACAAGATGCCCTTCGGCACCATGTGGGCGTCCGGCGGCGAGCCGTTCATCGTCCCGGCCAAGGCGGCCAACCCCGAGGGCGGCATGGAGCAGCTGCGCATCATGCTCAGCGAGGCCTCGTCCAAGAACTTCACGCAGTCCGTGAAGTCCCTCTCCGCGTTCAACGGCGGCACCGACGGCATCGAGCTGACGCCGGGCCTCAAGTCGGGTGTCGCGGCCCTGGAGAAGGCCGGCCAGAACGTCGTCAACCCGCGCCTCCAGGACTGGTACGTCGCCCTCCAGAAGGAGAAGATCGGTGTCGCGGGCATCGGCGAGATGATGGCCGGCCGCGCGACCCCGGCCGAGACGATCAAGAAGATCCAGAAGTTCGCCGACGAAGCGGCCAAGGACTCCTCGATCAAGCACTACAAGCACCAGTGA
- a CDS encoding carbohydrate ABC transporter permease, translating into MKTTDTVTPGVESPDPSGGAGPAVAKTAAPTPRKESKSEGAVLNVFSHGVLIIWAIMVVMPLLWAVMTSFKTDRAIFTSPWSLPDSLHFENWSRAWSQAHMSDYFMNTIVVVGGSLVGTLLLGSMAAYVLARFDFPGNRFIYFLFIGGMSFPIILALVPLFYVMQNMALLNTPHGLILVYIAYSLPFTVFFLTAFFRTLPTSVAEAAFVDGASHTRTFFQVMLPMAKPGLISVGIFNFLGQWNQYLLPTVLNTEQDQKVLSQGLVQLATSQGYKGDWSGLFAGLVMAMLPVLAAYIIFQRQVVAGLTAGAVK; encoded by the coding sequence ATGAAGACGACCGACACTGTCACTCCCGGCGTCGAGTCCCCCGACCCCTCGGGGGGCGCGGGGCCCGCGGTCGCCAAGACGGCGGCGCCCACGCCTCGCAAGGAGTCCAAGAGCGAGGGCGCGGTCCTCAACGTCTTCTCGCACGGCGTCCTGATCATCTGGGCGATCATGGTCGTCATGCCGCTGCTCTGGGCGGTCATGACCTCCTTCAAGACCGACCGGGCGATCTTCACCTCCCCGTGGTCGCTGCCCGACAGCCTGCACTTCGAGAACTGGTCGCGCGCCTGGTCCCAGGCACACATGAGCGACTACTTCATGAACACGATCGTGGTCGTCGGCGGTTCGCTCGTCGGCACGCTGCTCCTCGGCTCGATGGCGGCGTACGTGCTGGCCCGCTTCGACTTCCCCGGGAACCGCTTCATCTACTTCCTCTTCATCGGAGGAATGAGCTTCCCGATCATCCTGGCGCTCGTGCCGCTCTTCTACGTGATGCAGAACATGGCCCTGCTCAACACCCCGCACGGCCTGATCCTCGTCTACATCGCGTACTCGCTTCCCTTCACCGTCTTCTTCCTCACGGCCTTCTTCCGCACGCTGCCGACCTCGGTGGCGGAGGCGGCCTTCGTGGACGGCGCGTCGCACACCAGGACCTTCTTCCAGGTGATGCTGCCGATGGCGAAGCCGGGCCTCATCAGCGTCGGCATCTTCAACTTCCTCGGCCAGTGGAACCAGTACCTGCTGCCCACGGTGCTCAACACCGAGCAGGACCAGAAGGTGCTCTCCCAGGGCCTGGTCCAGCTCGCCACGAGCCAGGGCTACAAGGGCGACTGGTCAGGACTCTTCGCCGGTCTGGTGATGGCGATGCTCCCGGTGCTCGCCGCGTACATCATCTTCCAGCGGCAGGTGGTGGCCGGGCTGACCGCCGGCGCCGTGAAGTAA
- a CDS encoding ROK family transcriptional regulator, which translates to METPGSQTSLHRANLERVVRAVRMAGSLTQAEIARATGLSAATVSNIVRELKDGGTVDVTPTSAGGRRARSVSLSGDAGIVIGVDFGHTHLRVAVGNLAHQVLAEEAEPLDVDASAAEGFDRAEHLVKRLILATGIGPDKVIGVGLGVPGPIDVSSGTLGSTSILPGWSGINPAEELSGRLGVPVHVDNDANLGALGELVWGSGRGVKDLAYIKVASGVGAGLVIDGRVYRGPGGTAGEIGHITLDESGPVCRCGNRGCLETFTAARYVLPLLQPSHGPDLTMERVVQLAREGDPGCRRVIADVGRHIGSGIANLCNLLNPSRVVLGGDLAEAGELVLAPIRDSVSRYAIPSAARQLSLAQGALGGRAEVLGALALVLSEMGDSTLLESALPTAAPASRLAFT; encoded by the coding sequence ATGGAGACTCCGGGGTCGCAGACGTCTCTGCACAGGGCCAATCTCGAACGGGTCGTCCGGGCGGTGCGCATGGCCGGCTCGCTCACCCAGGCGGAGATCGCCCGGGCGACGGGACTGTCCGCCGCGACGGTCTCCAACATCGTCCGGGAGCTGAAGGACGGCGGCACCGTCGACGTCACGCCCACCTCGGCGGGCGGCCGCCGGGCCCGCAGCGTCTCGCTCTCCGGTGACGCCGGCATCGTGATCGGCGTGGACTTCGGCCACACCCACCTCCGGGTCGCCGTCGGCAACCTCGCCCACCAGGTGCTCGCCGAGGAGGCGGAGCCGCTCGACGTGGACGCCTCCGCCGCCGAGGGCTTCGACCGGGCGGAGCACCTGGTCAAGCGGCTGATCCTGGCCACCGGGATCGGCCCCGACAAGGTGATCGGCGTCGGGCTCGGTGTCCCCGGCCCCATCGACGTCTCCTCCGGGACCCTCGGCTCGACCTCGATCCTGCCGGGCTGGAGCGGGATCAACCCCGCCGAGGAGCTCTCCGGCCGCCTCGGCGTCCCCGTGCACGTCGACAACGACGCCAACCTCGGCGCCCTCGGCGAACTGGTCTGGGGCAGCGGGCGGGGCGTCAAGGACCTGGCGTACATCAAGGTGGCGAGCGGCGTCGGCGCCGGCCTCGTCATCGACGGACGCGTCTACCGGGGCCCCGGCGGCACCGCCGGCGAGATCGGGCACATCACGCTCGACGAGTCGGGCCCGGTCTGCCGCTGCGGCAACCGCGGCTGCCTGGAGACCTTCACGGCCGCCCGGTACGTGCTGCCGCTGCTCCAGCCCAGCCACGGCCCCGATCTGACCATGGAACGGGTCGTCCAGCTGGCCCGCGAGGGCGACCCGGGCTGCCGCCGGGTCATCGCCGACGTCGGGCGGCACATCGGCAGCGGCATCGCCAACCTCTGCAACCTTCTGAACCCGAGCCGGGTGGTGCTCGGGGGCGACCTCGCGGAGGCCGGAGAGCTGGTCCTGGCGCCCATCAGGGACTCCGTGTCGCGGTACGCGATCCCCAGTGCCGCCCGGCAGCTCTCGCTGGCCCAGGGGGCCCTGGGGGGCCGCGCCGAGGTGCTCGGCGCGCTGGCCCTCGTACTGAGTGAAATGGGCGATTCGACCCTGTTGGAGAGTGCTCTGCCGACGGCCGCTCCGGCCTCACGCCTTGCGTTCACTTAG
- a CDS encoding substrate-binding domain-containing protein, with product MNAVTRRAVIATAAVSMALSLAACGQAGGDDSGDKGSSTKIGLLLPENKTSRYEALDKPQFEKAVKAACGDCEVVYNNAVSDVVKQKQQFDQLIADGIKVIALDPVDATKAEGWVTEAKAKGVKVVAYDRAVKGADAYVSHDNNKVGELQGQALLAALGAKAASANVVMINGDEKDPNAGLFKKGAHTALDGKVGKIAYEASGEWDPKIAGEKMSAAISSVGKDKIGAVYSANDGMAGGVITSLENAGIKGIPVGGQDAEVAGIQRIIAGSQTFTIYKSPLQLAPEAAKFAVNLLQGKELGAQGATDGVPSTLFPPVVVDKTNIQTTVIKDGIYKAADLCTSDLAAKCTELGIK from the coding sequence ATGAACGCAGTGACGCGTCGCGCCGTCATAGCCACGGCCGCGGTGTCGATGGCCCTCTCGCTCGCCGCCTGTGGCCAGGCCGGCGGCGACGACAGCGGTGACAAGGGCAGCTCGACCAAGATCGGCCTGCTCCTTCCCGAGAACAAGACCTCGCGCTACGAGGCCCTGGACAAGCCCCAGTTCGAGAAGGCCGTCAAGGCCGCGTGCGGCGACTGCGAGGTCGTGTACAACAACGCGGTCTCCGACGTCGTCAAGCAGAAGCAGCAGTTCGACCAGCTGATCGCCGACGGCATCAAGGTCATCGCGCTCGACCCGGTCGACGCGACCAAGGCCGAGGGCTGGGTCACCGAGGCCAAGGCCAAGGGCGTCAAGGTCGTCGCGTACGACCGCGCCGTCAAGGGCGCCGACGCCTACGTCAGCCACGACAACAACAAGGTCGGCGAGCTCCAGGGCCAGGCGCTCCTCGCCGCCCTCGGCGCCAAGGCCGCCTCCGCCAACGTCGTGATGATCAACGGTGACGAGAAGGACCCGAACGCCGGTCTCTTCAAGAAGGGCGCCCACACCGCCCTCGACGGCAAGGTCGGCAAGATCGCCTACGAGGCCTCCGGCGAGTGGGACCCGAAGATCGCCGGCGAGAAGATGTCCGCCGCGATCTCCTCGGTCGGCAAGGACAAGATCGGCGCGGTCTACTCGGCCAACGACGGCATGGCCGGCGGCGTCATCACCTCCCTCGAGAACGCCGGCATCAAGGGCATCCCGGTGGGCGGCCAGGACGCCGAGGTCGCGGGCATCCAGCGCATCATCGCCGGTTCGCAGACCTTCACCATCTACAAGTCGCCGCTCCAGCTGGCCCCCGAGGCCGCCAAGTTCGCGGTGAACCTGCTCCAGGGCAAGGAGCTCGGAGCCCAGGGCGCGACCGACGGTGTGCCGTCGACGCTGTTCCCGCCGGTCGTGGTCGACAAGACCAACATCCAGACCACGGTGATCAAGGACGGCATCTACAAGGCCGCCGACCTCTGCACCTCGGACCTGGCCGCCAAGTGCACGGAACTGGGCATCAAGTAA
- a CDS encoding VCBS repeat-containing protein yields the protein MAKSSRLNRTGVLSRVTVAAITAALVGTTTAAAAADAPKPTIAGVEQASGASAFSAESAAAAAPVNYLNGVNSAGIIWRYEPVGGGAIQRLNTQSGSGWNYDKHFSQADMDGNGSANGMYTVNRGNLTYTAFGGSPRFIGGGWGIYNEVFSAANTGGGVADDVLARDSSGVLWHYLGNGNGSLTQRYRIGSGWNAYTQIAGKGDVSGDGRPDIVARDRSGVLWLYKGTGNYRSPFTTRSRIGSGWNSYNAIASSGDLNFDGKADLVARDSAGALWLYKGRGSSTTPYTGRVKIGTSGWNGFRELF from the coding sequence GTGGCGAAGTCTTCTCGCCTGAACCGCACGGGCGTTCTGTCCCGTGTGACGGTCGCGGCGATAACGGCGGCTCTGGTCGGCACGACGACGGCGGCCGCGGCCGCCGACGCGCCGAAGCCCACCATCGCCGGCGTCGAGCAGGCGTCCGGCGCAAGCGCCTTCTCGGCCGAGTCGGCCGCCGCCGCCGCTCCGGTGAACTACCTGAACGGCGTCAACAGCGCCGGCATCATCTGGCGTTACGAGCCGGTCGGTGGTGGCGCCATCCAGCGCCTCAACACCCAGTCCGGCTCGGGCTGGAACTACGACAAGCACTTCTCGCAGGCCGACATGGACGGCAACGGCTCCGCCAACGGCATGTACACCGTCAACCGCGGCAACCTGACCTACACCGCGTTCGGCGGCTCGCCCCGCTTCATCGGTGGCGGCTGGGGCATCTACAACGAGGTCTTCTCGGCCGCCAACACCGGTGGTGGCGTGGCCGACGACGTCCTCGCCCGCGACAGCTCCGGTGTGCTGTGGCACTACCTGGGCAACGGCAACGGCTCGCTGACCCAGCGCTACCGCATCGGCTCCGGCTGGAACGCCTACACCCAGATCGCCGGCAAGGGCGACGTCTCCGGCGACGGCCGGCCCGACATCGTCGCCCGCGACCGTTCCGGCGTGCTGTGGCTGTACAAGGGCACCGGCAACTACCGGTCGCCCTTCACCACCCGCAGCCGCATCGGGAGTGGCTGGAACTCCTACAACGCCATCGCCTCCTCGGGTGACCTGAACTTCGACGGCAAGGCGGACCTCGTCGCCCGCGACAGCGCCGGCGCGCTGTGGCTGTACAAGGGCCGTGGCAGCTCCACGACCCCGTACACCGGCCGCGTGAAGATCGGCACGTCCGGCTGGAACGGCTTCCGCGAGCTCTTCTAG
- a CDS encoding ATP-binding cassette domain-containing protein, giving the protein MVHVSQTQAPVLALRGIFKRFGAVQVLSGVDLEVHAGEVVALVGDNGAGKSTLVKTIAGVHPIDEGVIEWEGEQVEIQRPHDSQNLGVATVYQDLALCDNLDVVANLFLGREIKKGSVLDEVAMEKRAKDLLSTLSIRIPSVRIPVAALSGGQRQVVAIARALVGDPKIVILDEPTAALGVEQTAQVLDLVERLREQGLGVILISHNMADVKAVADTVAVLRLGRNNGTFPVATTTHEEIIAAITGATDNAVTRRQARNAEVAK; this is encoded by the coding sequence TTGGTTCACGTGTCCCAGACGCAGGCGCCCGTGCTGGCGTTGCGCGGGATCTTCAAGCGGTTCGGAGCGGTTCAGGTCCTCTCCGGTGTCGATCTCGAAGTCCACGCAGGAGAGGTCGTCGCGCTCGTCGGCGACAACGGAGCGGGTAAGTCCACGCTGGTCAAGACGATCGCCGGCGTGCACCCGATCGACGAGGGCGTCATCGAGTGGGAGGGCGAGCAGGTCGAGATCCAGCGCCCGCACGACTCCCAGAACCTCGGTGTCGCGACCGTCTACCAGGACCTCGCGCTCTGCGACAACCTCGACGTCGTCGCCAACCTGTTCCTCGGCCGCGAGATCAAGAAGGGCAGCGTCCTCGACGAGGTCGCCATGGAGAAGCGGGCCAAGGACCTGCTCTCCACGCTCTCGATCCGCATCCCCAGCGTCCGCATCCCCGTCGCCGCCCTCTCCGGCGGCCAGCGCCAGGTCGTCGCCATCGCGCGCGCCCTGGTCGGCGACCCCAAGATCGTGATCCTCGACGAGCCGACCGCCGCCCTCGGCGTCGAGCAGACCGCCCAGGTCCTCGACCTGGTCGAGCGGCTGCGCGAGCAGGGCCTCGGCGTCATCCTCATCAGCCACAACATGGCCGATGTGAAGGCCGTCGCCGACACCGTGGCCGTGCTGCGCCTGGGCCGCAACAACGGCACCTTCCCGGTGGCCACCACCACGCACGAAGAGATCATCGCCGCGATCACCGGTGCCACGGACAACGCCGTGACCCGCCGTCAGGCCCGCAACGCGGAGGTAGCGAAGTGA